The genomic region CGACGTTTTCAAGGCTCTCCTCGCGGGCGAGACCGTCAACTACTCGGGCAAGCACCTCAAATTCGAGGACAGCCGACTGCTTTTTCCTCCCGTGCAGGAGGGAGGGCTTCCTATTTATTTCGGTGGCTCATCGGCTCCTGCCGTCGACGTTGCGGCTCGTAGCGCGGATGTCGTTCTAACGTGGGGTGAGCCACCAAAGGACGTCGCGAATAAGATAGCGTTGTTCAAAGCCGCGGCAGGGGCAAAGGGGCGAACTGTTCGATTTGGCATCCGTCTCCATGTCATCGTCAGAGATACCGCCGCCGAGGCTTGGAAAGCCGCTGACGAGCTTATTTCGCACGTCAGCGACGAGACAATCGCCGCCGCGCAGAAGATTTTTTCTCGCCTCGATTCCGTCGGCCAGCAGCGGATGCTCGCGCTCCATCAGGGACAGCGGGGCAACCTCGAAGTCAGTCCCAATCTCTGGGCAGGCGTCGGCCTCGTTCGCGGAGGGGCTGGCACTGCACTTGTCGGAGATCCAGAAACAGTTGCTGCACGTATCAAGGAGTATCGAGATCTAGGCATCGAGACATTCATCCTGTCGGGCTACCCACATCTCGAAGAGGCCTATCGCTTTACCGAACTGGTCTTCCCGCTCCTTCCCTTGACTCATGCGCGGCATGTCGAACGGGGCACGGTCAATACAGGACCGTTCGGGGAGACAATTGCCAACGACATTCGTCCAAGTGCACTCAAGCAAGCATCGCAATCATGAGCATTTGGCGACGTGGTGGCTCGTGGTGGCGCGACGTCCTTTGGCCCTGGGCACTTCCCGTAGCGTTATTGATAACTTGGGAGGGTGCATGCCGGGCCGGCCTCATATCAAACCGCATTCTCCCTGCGCCGTCGGACGTCGCGCTCGCCGGATGGCACCTATCGCGAACCGGTGAGCTTTGGAGCAATATGGCGGTGAGTTTTCTGCGCGCCATGACCGGTCTTGCGATCGGTGGATCGCTCGGATTTTTTTTCGGTTTGGCCAATGGCTTGTCGCGAAATTCCGAGAAGACAACGGATACGCTACTTCAAATGGTGCGGAACGTTCCTCATCTGGCATTGATTCCGCTGGTCATCCTTTGGTTCGGCATCGGCGAGACAGCAAAAATCTTTCTTGTCGTCCTTGGCGTTTTCTTTCCGATTTACATCAACACACTTCACGGCATCCGCACCGTCGATCCGCAACTCATCGAGATGGGCCGTGTCTACGGAATGACCAACACCGAGCTTTTCTCGCGGGTCATCCTTCCGGGCGCGTTGCCATCAATTTTTGTCGGTCTGCGCTATGCGCTTGGCTTCATGTGGCTGACACTGATTGTCGCCGAAACCATCGCCGCCTCATCCGGTATCGGTTACATGGCGATGCAGGCTCGCGAATTTTTGCTGGTCGATGTCGTCGTCCTCAGTATCCTGATTTACGCGTTGCTAGGCAAAGTTGCCGATGGCGCCGCGCGTTTTCTCGAACGGACTTTCCTCAGCTGGCATCCGTCCTTTCAAGCAACGCCACACGAGTGACCATGATGGATTCGATACGCTTGGCTGACGACGACGCCATAGTAAATTGGACGGCCTCTCATCGTGACGCCGTGTCTTACGTCCCTGGCCTCAGTCTGACAGTGCGGAATCTTCGCATATCCTTCAAAGACCGCGAAGTTCTGAACGGACTGAATTTCCATATCCCGGCGGGTCAGTTTGTTGCCATTGTCGGCAAGAGCGGATGTGGAAAGAGCACCCTTCTCCGATTGATTGTCGGCCTCGATCGGCCCTCAGGTGGCGAATTCTGGTTCGGAGCAGATTCGAAGGCGGCGTGGGATGAACACACCGTCCGCGTCATGTTCCAAGAACCTCGTCTGCTCCCTTGGGCGCGCGTCATTTCCAATGTTGAGGTTGGACTAGGTCGCGATCGGCGTTCGTCCGGCGCGCGAGAGCTGGCTCTTGCCACCCTTCAAAAAGTCGGCCTCGGGGACCGCCGAGAAGAATGGCCGTCGGTACTCTCCGGAGGACAACGCCAGCGGGTTGCTCTTGCTCGCGCACTCGTCTCCCGGCCTCAGATCCTGGCGCTCGACGAGCCGCTGGGTGCGCTCGATGCGCTGACGCGGATCTCTATGCAGAAACTGCTCGAGCATGTGTGGCGCGACCAAGGATTCACCGCCTTGCTAGTGACTCATGACGTCGCCGAAGCGATCACGCTTGCTGATCGTGTACTGCTCATTGAAAACGGCACCGTCAAGCTCGATCTTACGGTCGATATACCGCGACCTCGCTCTCGCGGATCGGTCGAAGTCGGCAAGCTGGAGAGCCGAATCCTCGATGAGCTGTTTCAGGAAGTGCGTGCGGGTGAGGACGCATAGCGCCGCGAATTTTTCGCTTTGCGTGCATTTTCGGTACGCTGCGCCGTATTCCTTCGGCAACAATTTCTCAGCAAATAAATTGCCTACTGTTTTGGCTTGTTGCCTTTCGCATCTATTCGGACAGCATAGTCAGAACCAAAAGAAATATCCATATTATGATATGCGCAGGTGCTCGCCGACATTCGAGTACGAGGGCGAGAATTGCTGGAATATTTGCCTCAATTGATATCCGAAATTGGCTATTCCGCGATATTGCCATGACAGAAAGTAATTTGCTCTGGGTATCGCACCATTCGTCGCGTTCTTATGAGCACTCGTTTGCTAATCGTCGGAAATAATCTCATTTCATATCCGAATTCCAATCAGCTTTAGTCCGCTTCCGTCGGAACTTCATTTAGGCACGGCGCTGCTCTGGGGGAGTCAGTC from Hyphomicrobium sp. MC1 harbors:
- the ssuD gene encoding FMNH2-dependent alkanesulfonate monooxygenase, which translates into the protein MSSSNAEGINVLWFLPTHGDGRFLGTALGGRGVDLKYLRQIAQAADDLGYYGVLIPTGRSCEDSWIVASALAPLTERLHFLVAARPGLVSAAVAARMAATLDRISNGRVLINVVTGGDPVENKGDGLFLDHTERYEVTEEFLDVFKALLAGETVNYSGKHLKFEDSRLLFPPVQEGGLPIYFGGSSAPAVDVAARSADVVLTWGEPPKDVANKIALFKAAAGAKGRTVRFGIRLHVIVRDTAAEAWKAADELISHVSDETIAAAQKIFSRLDSVGQQRMLALHQGQRGNLEVSPNLWAGVGLVRGGAGTALVGDPETVAARIKEYRDLGIETFILSGYPHLEEAYRFTELVFPLLPLTHARHVERGTVNTGPFGETIANDIRPSALKQASQS
- a CDS encoding ABC transporter permease subunit, which produces MSIWRRGGSWWRDVLWPWALPVALLITWEGACRAGLISNRILPAPSDVALAGWHLSRTGELWSNMAVSFLRAMTGLAIGGSLGFFFGLANGLSRNSEKTTDTLLQMVRNVPHLALIPLVILWFGIGETAKIFLVVLGVFFPIYINTLHGIRTVDPQLIEMGRVYGMTNTELFSRVILPGALPSIFVGLRYALGFMWLTLIVAETIAASSGIGYMAMQAREFLLVDVVVLSILIYALLGKVADGAARFLERTFLSWHPSFQATPHE
- a CDS encoding ATP-binding cassette domain-containing protein; translation: MMDSIRLADDDAIVNWTASHRDAVSYVPGLSLTVRNLRISFKDREVLNGLNFHIPAGQFVAIVGKSGCGKSTLLRLIVGLDRPSGGEFWFGADSKAAWDEHTVRVMFQEPRLLPWARVISNVEVGLGRDRRSSGARELALATLQKVGLGDRREEWPSVLSGGQRQRVALARALVSRPQILALDEPLGALDALTRISMQKLLEHVWRDQGFTALLVTHDVAEAITLADRVLLIENGTVKLDLTVDIPRPRSRGSVEVGKLESRILDELFQEVRAGEDA